Proteins encoded by one window of Paenibacillus sp. DCT19:
- the topA gene encoding type I DNA topoisomerase: MADSLVIVESPSKAKTIGKYLGSKFIVKASMGHVRDLPKSQIGVEVENDFNPKYITIRGKGSILKELKDARKKVKKVYLAADPDREGEAIAWHLAHALELDDTEDCRVVFNEITKQAVKDAFKTPRKINMDLVNAQQARRILDRLVGYKISPLLWKKVKKGLSAGRVQSVAVKIILDRENEIDDFVPEEYWSITAKLTADGNPFEAKFHQLNGTKTELGSEAEVQAILKQIEGADFTVKEVKEKERSRNPSAPFTTSSLQQEAARKLNFRASKTMSVAQQLYEGVDLGKEGTVGLITYMRTDSTRIAASAQEEAKEYIIGKYGEPFAPETPRNYSKKAANAQDAHEAIRPTSILRDPDSIKSFMSRDQFRLYKLVWERFVASQMSSAILDTLSVDIAVGDTIFRAAGSKVRFQGFMKVYVEGNDDGTTEEDRLLPPLKNGDVLEKQEIEPKQHFTQPPPRYTEARLVKTLEELGIGRPSTYAPTLETIQKRGYVAIEEKKFMPTELGELVIEQMEEFFPEILNVEFTANMEGDLDHVEEGSEDWVKVLAEFYESFEKRLEFAEEEMKEIEIEDEVSDEICEKCGKHLVYKLGRFGKFLACSGFPECRNTKPIIKDIGVTCPKCKEGHVVERRSKKGRVFYGCDKYPECDFVSWDKPSAKPCPSCGSLMIEKRNKQGTRLQCTSCDHQEPVEEADEESAD; the protein is encoded by the coding sequence ATGGCGGATTCACTCGTAATCGTGGAGTCGCCCTCAAAGGCGAAGACCATTGGCAAATATTTAGGCAGCAAGTTCATCGTTAAGGCTTCGATGGGACATGTGCGAGATTTGCCGAAAAGTCAGATCGGCGTTGAGGTTGAGAATGATTTTAATCCGAAATATATTACGATCCGCGGCAAAGGTTCGATTTTGAAAGAACTGAAAGATGCACGTAAGAAAGTGAAAAAAGTGTACCTCGCAGCTGACCCGGATCGCGAAGGTGAGGCTATTGCATGGCATTTAGCTCATGCCTTGGAACTTGATGATACAGAGGATTGCCGCGTTGTATTTAATGAGATTACTAAACAAGCAGTCAAGGATGCGTTCAAAACGCCGCGCAAAATCAATATGGATCTGGTTAATGCGCAGCAGGCAAGACGTATTCTGGATCGGCTCGTAGGATATAAGATTAGCCCATTATTATGGAAGAAAGTCAAAAAAGGACTATCGGCTGGTCGGGTTCAATCGGTAGCGGTCAAAATCATTTTGGATCGTGAAAATGAAATTGATGATTTTGTACCTGAAGAGTACTGGAGCATAACCGCAAAGCTGACAGCTGATGGAAATCCGTTCGAAGCCAAATTTCATCAGTTAAACGGCACCAAGACCGAACTGGGTAGCGAAGCTGAAGTGCAGGCGATCCTGAAACAGATCGAAGGCGCTGACTTTACGGTCAAAGAAGTGAAAGAGAAGGAACGTAGCCGCAATCCTTCCGCTCCGTTTACGACGAGTTCCTTGCAACAGGAAGCTGCTCGTAAATTGAATTTCAGAGCTTCTAAGACGATGTCCGTTGCACAACAGCTGTATGAGGGCGTAGACCTCGGAAAAGAAGGCACAGTGGGTCTCATCACGTATATGAGAACCGATTCCACACGAATTGCAGCATCTGCACAGGAAGAAGCGAAGGAATACATCATTGGCAAGTACGGTGAACCATTTGCGCCAGAAACACCTAGAAACTATTCCAAAAAGGCAGCTAATGCTCAGGATGCGCATGAAGCTATTCGCCCAACGTCCATTTTGCGTGATCCGGATTCGATTAAATCATTTATGAGCCGGGATCAATTTCGCTTATATAAACTAGTTTGGGAACGATTTGTCGCAAGTCAGATGTCATCGGCTATTCTGGATACACTGTCTGTAGATATTGCTGTCGGAGATACGATCTTTCGCGCTGCGGGCTCCAAAGTTCGCTTCCAAGGTTTCATGAAGGTGTATGTGGAAGGTAACGATGACGGAACAACAGAAGAAGATCGCCTGCTTCCTCCTCTGAAAAATGGAGATGTACTGGAGAAACAGGAGATCGAGCCGAAGCAGCACTTCACTCAGCCACCACCGCGTTATACCGAGGCGAGGCTGGTTAAGACTCTTGAAGAACTGGGCATAGGCCGTCCGAGTACATATGCGCCAACGCTGGAAACTATTCAGAAGCGCGGGTATGTTGCTATCGAGGAAAAGAAATTCATGCCTACAGAGTTAGGTGAGCTTGTCATAGAACAGATGGAAGAGTTTTTCCCAGAAATTCTTAATGTAGAGTTTACTGCCAACATGGAAGGTGACCTTGACCATGTAGAAGAAGGCTCTGAGGATTGGGTCAAGGTGCTTGCGGAATTTTACGAATCCTTCGAGAAACGGCTTGAATTCGCAGAAGAAGAAATGAAGGAAATTGAGATTGAAGATGAAGTTTCCGATGAAATTTGCGAAAAGTGCGGTAAACATTTAGTTTATAAGCTTGGCCGTTTTGGTAAGTTTTTGGCTTGTTCTGGCTTCCCGGAATGTCGAAATACCAAACCGATTATTAAGGATATCGGCGTGACTTGCCCGAAATGTAAGGAAGGGCATGTTGTAGAGCGACGCAGCAAAAAGGGACGTGTATTCTACGGTTGTGACAAGTATCCTGAATGTGACTTTGTCTCGTGGGATAAGCCATCAGCGAAGCCATGTCCAAGCTGCGGTTCGTTAATGATTGAGAAGCGCAATAAGCAAGGAACAAGATTACAATGTACGTCCTGTGACCATCAGGAGCCTGTGGAAGAAGCAGACGAGGAATCAGCGGATTAG
- a CDS encoding YifB family Mg chelatase-like AAA ATPase, with the protein MYGKIHSACLYGIDGVLIEVETDLSNGLPQTAIIGLPDSAIREAVERVRAAIKNCGFQYPLQRITINLAPADLRKEGSSFDLAIAVGLLVTSGQLMLPPQERTLILGELALDGTVRSVPGILAMVDLAKRGGFTSVLLPQDNLAEAALIRGIHVYGIRHLQDVIPQSESGVGNAVETKANNQPLILKNYNHLLTSKDAIEVIDSDKGGQQEDSSAEDYNDVLGQHHVKRALMIAAAGMHNIMLVGPPGTGKTMLIKRLPTILPPLSEEEALEVTKILSAAGKLKEISQGLVSQRPFRSPHHTISTSGLIGGGSIPKPGEVSLAHRGILFLDELPEFQRQVLEVLRQPLEDQTVTISRARAVFTFPAQFMLACSMNPCPCGYLSAQTDDLSCICSPSRVAAYRAKISGPLLDRIDLQVEVPPPGEWRKAAPSLSSNEMQAKVMHAHQLQAKRYTNTRVHWNSQLSGALLRRMIVLPQEAEQLLQNTLQAMNLSMRAHDRIMKMAQTIADLENEGKVVTAHVAEAIQYRQLDLKIF; encoded by the coding sequence ATGTACGGCAAAATACATAGTGCTTGTTTGTACGGAATCGATGGGGTTTTGATTGAAGTCGAAACCGATTTATCGAATGGCTTGCCTCAGACAGCCATCATTGGACTGCCAGATTCGGCCATTCGTGAGGCTGTCGAGCGTGTACGGGCAGCGATTAAAAACTGCGGATTCCAGTACCCGCTACAGCGAATTACGATTAATCTAGCTCCTGCTGATTTACGAAAAGAAGGTTCTTCCTTTGATCTGGCTATTGCGGTGGGTTTGCTTGTTACCAGTGGGCAACTCATGCTTCCTCCACAAGAACGAACGCTTATCCTTGGAGAGCTTGCTCTGGATGGCACGGTGCGTTCGGTACCAGGTATCCTCGCTATGGTTGATCTCGCTAAAAGAGGAGGCTTCACTTCTGTCTTGCTACCACAGGACAATTTGGCTGAAGCTGCATTAATTCGAGGCATTCACGTATATGGCATTCGTCATTTGCAAGATGTTATACCGCAAAGCGAATCTGGTGTAGGTAACGCTGTAGAAACAAAAGCAAATAATCAGCCACTCATTTTGAAAAATTACAACCATTTGTTAACATCGAAGGATGCAATAGAAGTGATCGATTCGGATAAAGGAGGACAACAGGAAGACTCTTCTGCAGAGGACTATAACGATGTATTAGGACAGCATCATGTGAAACGGGCACTGATGATCGCTGCAGCGGGCATGCATAATATAATGCTTGTTGGGCCACCAGGAACAGGCAAAACCATGTTAATTAAAAGGCTACCCACCATCCTCCCTCCTCTTTCCGAAGAGGAAGCTCTTGAGGTAACCAAAATTTTAAGCGCGGCAGGTAAATTAAAGGAAATCTCGCAAGGGCTCGTTAGCCAAAGGCCTTTCCGCTCTCCACATCATACTATCTCAACTTCAGGATTGATCGGAGGCGGCAGTATTCCAAAACCTGGTGAAGTAAGTCTGGCACATCGCGGCATTTTGTTTTTGGATGAGCTGCCCGAATTCCAACGTCAAGTGCTCGAGGTATTGCGTCAGCCTTTGGAGGATCAGACGGTGACGATCAGCCGCGCTAGAGCTGTATTCACGTTCCCCGCACAGTTTATGCTCGCCTGTTCGATGAACCCGTGTCCTTGTGGATACTTGTCAGCACAAACAGATGACCTGAGTTGTATCTGCAGTCCTTCCCGCGTTGCAGCATATCGTGCCAAAATATCAGGTCCCTTGCTTGATCGAATCGATCTTCAAGTCGAAGTTCCACCTCCGGGGGAATGGCGTAAGGCTGCGCCTTCGCTTAGCTCCAATGAGATGCAAGCCAAGGTCATGCATGCCCATCAGCTTCAAGCCAAACGTTACACAAATACTCGTGTGCATTGGAATAGCCAGCTCTCTGGAGCATTGCTACGCCGCATGATCGTTCTACCTCAAGAGGCAGAGCAATTGCTGCAAAATACACTACAGGCCATGAACCTAAGCATGCGAGCACATGATCGAATCATGAAGATGGCACAGACGATAGCTGACCTTGAAAATGAAGGTAAAGTGGTTACTGCCCATGTGGCTGAAGCCATTCAATATCGTCAATTGGATCTTAAAATCTTTTAA
- the hslU gene encoding ATP-dependent protease ATPase subunit HslU: protein MQSQALTPRQIVAELDKYIVGQKQAKKSVAVALRNRYRRSLLPEQTQDDIVPKNILMIGPTGVGKTEIARRLAKLVGAPFVKVEATKFTEVGYVGRDVESMVRDLIETSLRMVKLERTEQVKDKAEEAANERIVHILAPSQSKSKNQRNPFEMIFGNNGNNVPEQEEAEPDTNVAERRRKIKFDLLSGKLEDDVIEIDVEDTIPNMMDMFAGQGNDQMGMNMQEMFGSLLPRRTKKRKLAIKEARKVLIQEEAGKLIDMDDVTQESIRRAEQTGIIFIDEIDKVASQGRGSGPDVSREGVQRDILPIVEGSTVMTKYGPVKTDYILFMAAGAFHVAKPSDLIPELQGRFPIRVELNSLTLDEFVSILTEPKNALTKQYVDLLRTENIEIEFSDEAIREIAKLAESVNQNTENIGARRLHTILEKLLEDLSFEAAELTLERMVITPEYVREKLNDIALDRDLSQYIL from the coding sequence ATGCAATCACAAGCATTAACACCTAGACAAATTGTTGCAGAGCTCGATAAATACATCGTTGGTCAAAAACAAGCTAAGAAATCCGTAGCGGTGGCTCTTCGTAACCGTTATCGTCGTAGCTTGCTACCCGAGCAAACCCAGGATGATATCGTTCCAAAAAATATCCTGATGATCGGACCTACAGGTGTAGGTAAAACAGAGATAGCCCGTCGTTTGGCTAAGCTCGTGGGTGCCCCATTTGTTAAAGTAGAGGCGACCAAATTTACAGAAGTGGGTTATGTGGGTCGTGATGTTGAGTCCATGGTTCGTGATCTCATCGAAACGTCCTTGCGTATGGTTAAATTGGAGCGGACAGAACAGGTGAAAGATAAAGCCGAGGAAGCTGCCAACGAGCGAATTGTACATATTTTGGCTCCTTCACAATCCAAATCCAAAAATCAGCGAAATCCGTTTGAGATGATCTTCGGGAATAATGGTAATAACGTCCCTGAGCAAGAAGAAGCTGAGCCAGATACCAATGTGGCTGAGCGCCGCCGTAAGATTAAATTCGATCTGTTATCAGGCAAGCTAGAGGACGATGTTATAGAGATTGATGTAGAGGATACAATACCTAACATGATGGATATGTTTGCTGGTCAGGGTAATGACCAGATGGGAATGAACATGCAGGAGATGTTTGGTAGCTTGTTGCCTCGTCGCACTAAGAAGCGCAAATTAGCTATTAAAGAAGCACGTAAAGTGCTCATCCAGGAAGAAGCTGGAAAGTTAATCGACATGGATGACGTTACGCAGGAATCGATCCGCAGAGCAGAGCAAACCGGAATTATCTTCATTGATGAAATAGACAAGGTAGCCAGCCAGGGACGCGGAAGTGGCCCTGACGTGTCACGCGAAGGTGTACAGCGGGATATTTTGCCTATCGTTGAAGGATCGACTGTAATGACTAAATACGGCCCTGTCAAAACCGATTATATTCTATTTATGGCCGCGGGGGCATTTCATGTGGCTAAGCCTTCAGATCTGATCCCAGAGCTTCAGGGGCGTTTCCCAATTCGTGTAGAATTGAATAGCCTCACACTGGACGAATTTGTATCCATTTTGACTGAACCGAAAAATGCATTAACGAAGCAATACGTAGATCTATTACGTACAGAGAATATCGAAATTGAGTTTTCGGATGAAGCGATTCGGGAAATTGCTAAGCTTGCTGAGTCCGTGAACCAGAATACGGAGAATATTGGCGCACGTCGTCTGCACACGATTCTGGAGAAACTGCTTGAGGACTTGTCCTTTGAGGCGGCTGAGCTTACGTTAGAGCGTATGGTGATTACTCCGGAATATGTGCGTGAGAAATTGAATGACATTGCTCTGGATCGTGATCTGAGCCAGTACATTCTATAA
- the flgB gene encoding flagellar basal body rod protein FlgB: MNLLNDISFRRLQGALDASNMRQRTISDNIANADTPYFKRSNVAFEEMLQQQMDGDTPVLRGKVTDSRHFVIGPSSSVPTPVVNLDQSTSMNNNQNNVDIDREMSLLADNQLRYSAYIQQVNEQIKMMRVGVEGR; encoded by the coding sequence ATGAATCTTTTGAATGATATTAGTTTCCGGAGGTTACAAGGTGCACTTGATGCGTCGAACATGAGACAACGTACGATTTCAGACAACATTGCAAATGCGGATACCCCATACTTTAAGCGTTCGAACGTCGCTTTTGAAGAAATGTTGCAGCAGCAAATGGATGGAGATACGCCTGTTCTTAGAGGGAAAGTAACGGATTCAAGGCATTTTGTCATAGGCCCTTCCTCTTCCGTACCTACACCAGTAGTCAATTTGGATCAGTCCACATCGATGAATAATAACCAGAATAATGTCGATATCGACAGAGAAATGAGTCTTCTGGCGGACAACCAATTGCGCTACAGTGCTTATATCCAGCAAGTCAATGAACAGATCAAAATGATGCGTGTTGGCGTTGAAGGGAGATAA
- a CDS encoding nitroreductase, which translates to MSKSIQTGNAVIEAIQNRRTVKKFKKDAVPTDKIIELLDAAVWAPNHKLREPWRFLLFTGDGRKKLAQAIDAEMGEDNKFSANIKQVPAIMLVVLEEDPRQNIWDEDFAAVSALVQNFLLAAWSEEIGTFWVTKPFLYAPNSVNRSASKRAKRLLA; encoded by the coding sequence ATGAGCAAATCAATTCAGACAGGAAACGCGGTCATTGAAGCAATTCAAAATCGTCGGACGGTCAAAAAGTTCAAAAAAGACGCGGTTCCTACAGACAAAATTATTGAATTATTAGATGCAGCTGTATGGGCTCCTAATCACAAACTGCGCGAACCTTGGCGGTTCCTTCTGTTCACTGGGGATGGCCGCAAAAAGCTAGCTCAAGCTATTGATGCTGAGATGGGAGAGGATAATAAATTCTCAGCGAATATTAAGCAGGTGCCTGCGATTATGCTGGTTGTACTGGAAGAGGATCCACGCCAAAACATTTGGGATGAGGATTTTGCTGCGGTTAGCGCACTCGTGCAGAACTTTTTGCTTGCAGCCTGGAGTGAAGAGATTGGGACATTCTGGGTAACGAAGCCATTTCTATATGCCCCAAATTCCGTAAACCGCTCGGCATCGAAGCGGGCGAAAAGATTATTGGCATGA
- a CDS encoding MarR family winged helix-turn-helix transcriptional regulator — MQNDSLKLDNQLCFAIYACSREITKLYQPYLEVLGVTYSQYLVLMVLWEREECTVKEIGEALYLDSGTLTPLLKRLQSAGHIHRERSAQDERKVLITLTDSGRELRNKALAIPSSIQGDACLNSTEFEALLGQFKGLLHKVHETNMKESRK; from the coding sequence ATGCAGAATGATTCATTGAAGTTGGATAACCAATTATGCTTTGCCATATATGCTTGTTCACGGGAAATTACGAAGTTGTATCAGCCTTATCTCGAAGTGCTCGGTGTAACTTACTCGCAGTATTTAGTACTGATGGTGCTGTGGGAGCGTGAAGAATGTACGGTGAAAGAAATCGGAGAGGCGCTTTATCTTGATTCGGGAACATTGACTCCTCTGCTGAAACGCCTGCAATCAGCGGGTCACATCCATCGTGAACGCTCGGCGCAGGATGAACGTAAGGTACTTATAACGTTAACTGATTCGGGTAGAGAATTACGGAACAAAGCTTTGGCTATACCGTCATCCATCCAAGGAGACGCTTGCTTAAATAGTACTGAGTTTGAGGCCTTGCTCGGACAGTTTAAAGGGCTTTTGCATAAGGTGCATGAGACCAATATGAAAGAGTCCAGGAAGTAA
- the sucC gene encoding ADP-forming succinate--CoA ligase subunit beta: MNIHEYQGKEVLKQYGVAVPNGKVAYTVDEAVAAAEALGSPVTVVKAQIHAGGRGKAGGVKVAKSTDEVRAYASEILGKVLVTHQTGPEGKEVKRLLIEEGCDIRKEYYVGVVVDRATGRVVMMASEEGGTEIEEVAEATPEKIFKEIVDPAIGLQVFQARKLAYSINIPNELVNKAVKFMLALYKAFVEKDCSIAEINPLVVTGDGNVIALDAKLNFDSNALFRHKDILELRDLDEEDEKEIEASKYDLSYIALDGNIGCMVNGAGLAMATMDIIKYYGGDPANFLDVGGGATTEKVTEAFKIILSDAKVAGIFVNIFGGIMRCDVIANGVVEAAKQLGLTKPLVVRLEGTNVELGKRILGESGLNIVPADSMADGAQKIVALVK, translated from the coding sequence ATGAATATCCATGAATATCAAGGAAAAGAAGTACTGAAACAGTATGGAGTTGCCGTTCCTAATGGAAAGGTTGCTTATACAGTCGATGAAGCGGTCGCGGCCGCAGAGGCACTGGGCAGTCCGGTGACTGTAGTAAAAGCGCAAATTCACGCAGGTGGCCGGGGGAAAGCCGGCGGTGTGAAAGTGGCGAAGAGCACGGATGAGGTTCGTGCGTATGCATCCGAAATTCTGGGTAAAGTGTTGGTTACACACCAAACCGGACCTGAAGGTAAAGAAGTGAAGCGTCTTCTGATCGAAGAAGGATGCGATATCCGCAAAGAATACTATGTGGGTGTTGTTGTTGACCGCGCTACGGGACGTGTCGTGATGATGGCTTCCGAAGAGGGCGGTACGGAGATCGAAGAAGTAGCTGAAGCTACGCCTGAGAAAATTTTCAAAGAAATCGTTGATCCTGCAATCGGATTGCAAGTGTTCCAAGCGCGTAAACTGGCTTACAGCATTAATATTCCAAATGAATTGGTTAACAAAGCTGTGAAGTTCATGCTCGCGTTGTACAAAGCATTTGTCGAAAAAGATTGCTCCATCGCTGAGATCAACCCACTCGTTGTTACAGGAGATGGAAACGTTATCGCACTGGATGCGAAACTAAACTTTGACTCCAATGCGCTGTTCCGTCACAAGGACATTTTGGAACTGCGTGATCTGGACGAAGAAGACGAAAAAGAAATCGAAGCTTCGAAATACGACCTCAGCTACATAGCACTTGATGGAAACATCGGCTGTATGGTTAATGGTGCGGGACTTGCGATGGCAACGATGGACATTATCAAATATTATGGAGGCGACCCAGCCAACTTCCTTGACGTTGGGGGCGGTGCCACAACGGAGAAAGTAACAGAAGCGTTTAAAATTATTCTGTCTGACGCTAAAGTTGCGGGCATCTTCGTTAATATTTTCGGCGGTATCATGCGCTGTGATGTCATTGCCAATGGTGTCGTTGAAGCTGCGAAGCAGCTTGGACTTACGAAACCACTGGTAGTCCGTCTTGAAGGAACAAACGTGGAGCTTGGTAAGCGTATTTTGGGTGAATCCGGCCTAAATATCGTACCTGCTGACTCCATGGCCGATGGTGCACAGAAAATTGTTGCCCTCGTGAAGTAA
- the dprA gene encoding DNA-processing protein DprA has translation MEERWILFGLHEMDGVGKKTIAKLLSGQHRLQDLLEYTEADWLEAGLRKDQAHRLAVHFDLDWIAQRRENVYKQGIEVITYLDSNYPILMKETDQPPWVLYGRGDMQLLHSKSIAMVGTRMPTVYGRKVGERLTEELCKAGLTIVSGLARGIDSVCHDAALRAGGKTIAVFGTGIDTIYPPENNSLAERIAETGLLLSEYPPGTRAHQGLFPERNRIIAGLSLGTLVVEADIRSGSLITADAALDAGRDVFAVPGPITSPKSRGSHNLIRQGAKLVTSAADLLEEYQMDLPNPEQVPYNRGRSTQNKQSVTAGMFPPVTLFSDEQRVITILEQEEQSLDQLVERLGWDFGHLHSVLLSLIIKKQISQLPGTRYARV, from the coding sequence ATGGAGGAGAGATGGATTTTATTTGGTTTGCATGAAATGGACGGGGTCGGTAAGAAAACAATTGCGAAGTTATTATCTGGACAGCATAGGCTCCAAGACCTGCTAGAGTATACAGAAGCCGATTGGCTAGAGGCGGGTTTGAGGAAGGATCAGGCGCATCGCCTTGCGGTGCATTTTGACCTTGACTGGATTGCTCAAAGACGGGAGAACGTTTACAAACAGGGAATTGAGGTTATAACTTATCTGGATTCCAATTACCCTATATTAATGAAGGAAACCGATCAGCCCCCATGGGTACTATATGGTCGTGGAGATATGCAGCTGCTGCATTCCAAGTCCATTGCGATGGTGGGTACCCGTATGCCGACCGTTTATGGTCGTAAAGTTGGGGAGCGTTTAACTGAGGAATTATGCAAGGCCGGTTTAACTATTGTCAGTGGACTAGCTAGAGGTATTGATAGCGTGTGTCATGATGCGGCTTTGCGCGCAGGTGGCAAAACGATTGCGGTATTTGGAACAGGAATAGATACCATCTATCCACCTGAAAATAATAGTTTGGCTGAACGCATTGCCGAAACGGGTCTACTTTTGTCAGAATATCCTCCAGGTACTCGAGCTCACCAGGGGTTGTTTCCGGAACGGAATCGAATTATTGCTGGCTTGAGCCTAGGAACGCTGGTGGTGGAAGCTGACATTCGTAGTGGATCACTCATTACGGCTGATGCAGCGTTGGATGCGGGCAGGGATGTATTTGCTGTGCCAGGTCCTATTACATCGCCGAAGAGCAGAGGGTCACACAACCTCATTCGACAGGGCGCAAAATTGGTCACTTCTGCTGCCGATCTGTTAGAAGAGTATCAAATGGACTTGCCAAATCCCGAACAAGTTCCTTACAATAGAGGACGTTCGACGCAAAATAAACAATCTGTTACAGCGGGAATGTTTCCTCCGGTAACCCTCTTCTCCGATGAGCAGAGAGTAATCACCATACTGGAGCAAGAGGAACAATCCTTGGATCAACTTGTTGAACGGCTTGGTTGGGATTTTGGACATTTGCATTCAGTTCTGTTATCTTTAATCATAAAAAAGCAGATTAGCCAATTACCTGGAACTAGATATGCAAGGGTATGA
- the hslV gene encoding ATP-dependent protease subunit HslV has translation MDMSFHATTICAVRHNGKAAIAGDGQVTMGQSVVMKNTAKKVRRLYRGQVVAGFAGSVADAITLFEKFEGKLEEHHGNLQRAAVELAKDWRQDRILRKLEALLIVMDKTGMLLISGGGEIIEPDDDVIAIGSGGNFALSAARALKRHAGNLEAKDIARESLQIAAELCVYTNTNIIVEEL, from the coding sequence ATGGATATGTCATTTCATGCCACTACGATCTGTGCAGTGCGTCATAATGGCAAGGCAGCGATTGCTGGAGATGGTCAAGTGACCATGGGACAAAGTGTTGTTATGAAGAATACCGCCAAAAAGGTAAGACGTTTGTATCGCGGACAGGTCGTTGCTGGTTTTGCCGGCTCCGTAGCAGATGCGATTACACTCTTTGAGAAATTCGAAGGTAAGCTAGAGGAGCACCACGGTAATTTACAACGGGCTGCTGTAGAGCTTGCCAAAGACTGGAGACAGGATCGGATACTCCGTAAGCTTGAAGCACTTTTAATCGTTATGGATAAAACAGGTATGTTACTCATCTCTGGTGGTGGTGAGATCATCGAGCCGGATGATGATGTTATTGCCATAGGATCAGGGGGGAACTTCGCCTTATCCGCAGCGCGTGCCTTGAAACGACATGCAGGTAATTTGGAAGCCAAAGATATTGCGCGTGAATCACTCCAAATTGCAGCAGAATTGTGTGTGTACACCAATACGAATATCATTGTAGAAGAGTTGTAA